In a genomic window of Phyllostomus discolor isolate MPI-MPIP mPhyDis1 chromosome 5, mPhyDis1.pri.v3, whole genome shotgun sequence:
- the C5H6orf52 gene encoding putative uncharacterized protein C6orf52 homolog isoform X3, whose protein sequence is MTSSHKFTTEVKQEFQPHRGYPFDNWYEEQQHNCYPLPGYSCGFAVNGNEHNLSSCGTSGHPTETSVMPEEATALVENQDEDLLEDPNLHLNIEELNKEFMVKSEELYDSLMNCRWQPLDTVHSKIPDESSQKPDVH, encoded by the exons aGTGAAGCAGGAGTTCCAGCCCCACCGGGGTTACCCCTTTGACAACTGGTATGAGGAACAACAGCACAACTGTTATCCTCTTCCCGGCTACAGCTGTGGTTTTGCAGTGAATGGAAATGAACACAACCTTTCTTCATGTGGGACTTCTGGACACCCAACTGAAACTTCAGTTATGCCTGAG GAAGCCACAGCTCTGGTGGAAAACCAAGATGAAGACCTACTAGAAG ATCCCAATCTTCATTTGAATATTGAGGAATTAAACAAAGAGTTTATGGTGAAAAGTGAAGAACTCTACGACTCTCTCATGAATTGCCGCTGGCAGCCCCTGGATACAGTTCACTCTAAAATCCCAGATGAGTCCTCACAGAAGCCAGATGTTCATTAA
- the C5H6orf52 gene encoding putative uncharacterized protein C6orf52 homolog isoform X1, whose translation MFCIFCCFWNAPGTLSHYPRKISAAVCEEVKQEFQPHRGYPFDNWYEEQQHNCYPLPGYSCGFAVNGNEHNLSSCGTSGHPTETSVMPEEATALVENQDEDLLEDPNLHLNIEELNKEFMVKSEELYDSLMNCRWQPLDTVHSKIPDESSQKPDVH comes from the exons ATGttttgtatattctgttgcttctGGAATGCCCCTGGTACCCTGTCTCATTACCCCAGGAAAATCTCAGCTGCTGTTTGTGAAGA aGTGAAGCAGGAGTTCCAGCCCCACCGGGGTTACCCCTTTGACAACTGGTATGAGGAACAACAGCACAACTGTTATCCTCTTCCCGGCTACAGCTGTGGTTTTGCAGTGAATGGAAATGAACACAACCTTTCTTCATGTGGGACTTCTGGACACCCAACTGAAACTTCAGTTATGCCTGAG GAAGCCACAGCTCTGGTGGAAAACCAAGATGAAGACCTACTAGAAG ATCCCAATCTTCATTTGAATATTGAGGAATTAAACAAAGAGTTTATGGTGAAAAGTGAAGAACTCTACGACTCTCTCATGAATTGCCGCTGGCAGCCCCTGGATACAGTTCACTCTAAAATCCCAGATGAGTCCTCACAGAAGCCAGATGTTCATTAA
- the C5H6orf52 gene encoding putative uncharacterized protein C6orf52 homolog isoform X2, translating to MAGQESFAGFDVAQQNHYYWYWQRVKQEFQPHRGYPFDNWYEEQQHNCYPLPGYSCGFAVNGNEHNLSSCGTSGHPTETSVMPEEATALVENQDEDLLEDPNLHLNIEELNKEFMVKSEELYDSLMNCRWQPLDTVHSKIPDESSQKPDVH from the exons ATGGCGGGACAGGAGAGCTTTGCAGGTTTTGATGTAGCTCAACAAAATCACTATTACTGGTACTGGCAAAG aGTGAAGCAGGAGTTCCAGCCCCACCGGGGTTACCCCTTTGACAACTGGTATGAGGAACAACAGCACAACTGTTATCCTCTTCCCGGCTACAGCTGTGGTTTTGCAGTGAATGGAAATGAACACAACCTTTCTTCATGTGGGACTTCTGGACACCCAACTGAAACTTCAGTTATGCCTGAG GAAGCCACAGCTCTGGTGGAAAACCAAGATGAAGACCTACTAGAAG ATCCCAATCTTCATTTGAATATTGAGGAATTAAACAAAGAGTTTATGGTGAAAAGTGAAGAACTCTACGACTCTCTCATGAATTGCCGCTGGCAGCCCCTGGATACAGTTCACTCTAAAATCCCAGATGAGTCCTCACAGAAGCCAGATGTTCATTAA